From Salvelinus sp. IW2-2015 linkage group LG18, ASM291031v2, whole genome shotgun sequence, a single genomic window includes:
- the galm gene encoding galactose mutarotase, with the protein MALVLMEEFGEVPGEGHVQKWILKSSNITVEIITLGCIITAIKCKGKNGEVNDIVLGYDDLEGYLANPKYFGAVVGRVANRIAKGRFVVDGKDYQLAINNGPNSLHGGLRGFSKVIWGSEGVEGGVRLTLTSPDGDQNYPGEVQASVTYTLEGDTLSIQYQARSTRTTPINLTNHSYFNLAGQGSADIYDHEVSINAPTYLPVDDVMIPTGEVRPVEHTPFDLRRPVLIGPRLKEVPGPGFDHNFCLSSPGDAWTERMCARVFHPASGCVMEVSTTQPGVQFYTANFLDGSFKGKGGASYPKHSAFCLETQNWPDAVNQASFPDALLRPGEQYLHVTRFTFSTA; encoded by the exons ATGGCACTGGTACTAATGGAGGAATTCGGTGAGGTACCGGGAGAAGGACATGTACAGAAATGGATCCTGAAATCGTCCAACATCACAGTGGAAATCATAACACTAGGGTGCATCATAACAGCCATCAAGTGTAAAGGCAAGAATGGAGAGGTCAATGACATCGTTCTGGGTTATGATGATCTTGAGG GCTATCTGGCCAACCCCAAGTACTTTGGTGCTGTTGTCGGCCGGGTAGCCAATAGGATCGCCAAGGGCAGATTTGTGGTCGATGGGAAGGATTATCAACTGGCCATCAATAATGGACCTAACTCCCTCCATGGAGGACTGAGGGGCTTCAGCAAG GTGATATGGGGAAGTGAGGGTGTGGAGGGCGGGGTGCGGCTCACCCTCACCAGCCCAGACGGAGACCAGAATTACCCCGGGGAGGTGCAGGCCTCTGTCACCTACACCCTGGAGGGGGACACACTGAGCATCCAGTACCAGGCCCGCTCCACTAGAACCACCCCCATTAACCTCACCAACCACTCCTACTTCAACCTGGCTGGACAG GGCTCAGCTGACATATACGACCATGAAGTGTCCATCAACGCTCCAACATATCTGCCTGTAGATGACGTCATGATCCCCACTG GCGAGGTCAGACCAGTGGAGCACACACCCTTTGACCTTCGGAGGCCAGTTCTGATTGGCCCACGGCTGAAAGAAGTGCCTGGGCCTGGGTTCGACCACAACTTCTGCCTGTCATCACCTGGAGATGCTTGGACAGAGCGCATGTGTGCAAG gGTATTTCACCCAGCGAGTGGGTGTGTTATGGAGGTCAGCACCACTCAGCCCGGCGTCCAGTTCTACACAGCCAACTTCTTGGATGGCTCTTTTAAAGGAAAGGGTGGGGCCTCTTATCCTAAACACAGTGCCTTCTGCCTGGAGACACAGAACTGGCCTGACGCTGTCAACCAG